A single region of the Candidatus Paceibacterota bacterium genome encodes:
- a CDS encoding oligopeptide transporter, OPT family — protein MASEAPSATGSGTGFQPHVPPGAVMRECTPRAIIVGTLLGMVFGASSLYLVLKVGLTVSASIPVAVISLALFRLWSKAGGRDATILENNIVQTAGSAGESIAFGLGVTMPAILILGFDLEISRVMLVGLLGSLLGILMMIPLRRALIVAQHGQLKYPEGTACAQVLKAGAGAGIKASTIFTGFGIGLAYKTLMTACKLWKDVPEKVFGAPLKGGSISAEISPELLGVGYIIGPRISSIMMAGGVLSCLVLTPLIKFFGEGLNSVLPPGTKPIADMSPNDIRGAYILYIGAGAVAAGGIISLMRSLPIILDSIRSGLSDFKAAAAAHTSVLRTERDLSMKLVAGGVFALILAILLAPSLHMNILGAVLIVVFGFLFVTVSSRLTGEIGSSSNPISGMTVATLLLTCLVFLVVGWTGGTYYVTALSVGGIVCVAASNAGATSQDLKTGFLVGATPRLQQISILIGAAASALLLGPILLLLNNTATVYVPAVQAAPGLRAPANARFDGIETPPARVAGDCAAACRVWQKTDSVGGPSGKYLVDDTGAAVWLVDPGINGVFRTRPDGTQVRKFEAPKATLMSYIIKGMLDRKLPWGLVLFGVMIAVVLELCGVSSLAFAVGAYLPISSSAPIFTGGLVRWLVDRQMRRALREHKLEEAALAAESDKSPGVLLASGYIAGGAIAGIVIAIVQGVTIHLDAAINAWASKNNPFFAGPCADWLALMPFLALAAVLYITARRTAPART, from the coding sequence ATGGCGAGCGAAGCCCCATCGGCCACCGGCTCCGGCACCGGGTTCCAACCTCACGTCCCGCCCGGCGCGGTCATGCGCGAATGCACACCCCGGGCCATCATCGTCGGCACGCTGCTGGGGATGGTGTTTGGCGCTTCATCGCTCTACCTCGTCCTGAAGGTCGGTCTCACCGTCAGCGCCTCAATTCCAGTCGCGGTCATTTCCCTGGCGTTGTTCCGGCTCTGGTCGAAGGCCGGCGGACGCGACGCCACCATTCTGGAGAACAACATTGTCCAAACCGCCGGCTCGGCGGGCGAGTCCATCGCTTTCGGTCTCGGGGTTACCATGCCGGCGATTTTGATCCTCGGCTTCGACCTCGAAATCAGCCGGGTCATGCTCGTAGGACTGCTTGGCAGCCTCCTGGGCATTCTGATGATGATCCCGCTGCGGCGCGCGCTGATCGTGGCCCAGCATGGCCAGCTCAAGTATCCCGAAGGCACAGCTTGCGCCCAGGTGCTCAAGGCCGGGGCCGGCGCGGGGATCAAGGCCTCGACTATCTTCACCGGTTTTGGGATTGGGCTGGCTTACAAGACGCTCATGACGGCGTGCAAGCTATGGAAGGATGTGCCGGAGAAAGTCTTCGGCGCCCCGCTTAAGGGCGGCTCTATCTCTGCGGAAATCTCCCCCGAACTGCTGGGGGTAGGCTACATCATCGGGCCGCGAATCTCCTCCATCATGATGGCAGGTGGCGTGCTCAGTTGCCTGGTGCTAACGCCGCTCATCAAGTTCTTCGGCGAGGGATTGAACAGCGTGCTGCCGCCGGGCACCAAGCCCATTGCCGACATGAGCCCGAACGACATCCGCGGCGCCTATATCCTGTATATCGGCGCGGGGGCGGTCGCGGCAGGGGGCATCATCAGCCTGATGCGGTCGCTGCCCATCATACTGGATAGCATCCGGTCCGGGCTGTCTGATTTCAAGGCTGCCGCCGCTGCCCACACCTCGGTCCTCCGCACCGAGCGTGACCTGTCTATGAAACTGGTGGCCGGGGGCGTTTTCGCCCTGATCCTGGCCATCCTGCTGGCCCCCTCGCTGCACATGAACATCCTCGGGGCAGTGTTGATCGTGGTGTTCGGCTTCCTCTTTGTTACGGTGTCATCCCGGCTCACCGGCGAAATTGGCTCGTCGTCCAACCCTATCTCCGGCATGACGGTCGCGACGTTGCTGCTTACCTGCCTGGTATTTCTGGTCGTCGGCTGGACAGGCGGGACCTACTACGTGACCGCGCTTTCGGTGGGCGGCATTGTATGCGTCGCTGCCTCGAATGCCGGCGCGACGTCGCAGGATTTAAAGACCGGTTTCCTCGTCGGTGCCACGCCCAGGCTGCAGCAGATCTCTATTCTGATTGGCGCCGCCGCGAGCGCGCTGCTGCTCGGCCCCATCCTGTTGCTGTTGAACAACACCGCCACCGTCTACGTGCCCGCAGTACAAGCAGCACCGGGCTTGCGGGCCCCGGCAAACGCGAGGTTCGATGGCATAGAAACTCCGCCGGCCAGGGTTGCGGGCGATTGCGCCGCCGCCTGCCGCGTCTGGCAGAAGACCGACTCCGTCGGCGGCCCGAGCGGCAAATACCTCGTGGACGACACCGGCGCGGCCGTGTGGCTGGTGGACCCGGGCATTAACGGGGTGTTCAGGACGAGACCCGACGGCACGCAGGTGCGGAAGTTTGAGGCCCCGAAGGCTACCCTCATGAGCTACATCATCAAAGGCATGCTCGACCGCAAGCTGCCCTGGGGTCTGGTGCTGTTCGGAGTGATGATTGCCGTGGTGCTGGAGTTATGCGGCGTGTCTTCCCTCGCCTTCGCGGTTGGCGCCTACCTGCCGATTTCGTCCTCCGCGCCCATATTCACAGGGGGACTGGTGCGTTGGCTGGTGGACCGGCAAATGCGGCGCGCGCTCCGCGAGCACAAGCTGGAAGAGGCTGCCCTCGCCGCCGAAAGTGACAAGAGCCCTGGAGTGCTCCTCGCGAGCGGTTACATTGCCGGTGGGGCCATCGCGGGCATTGTCATTGCGATTGTGCAGGGCGTTACAATTCATCTGGATGCGGCTATCAATGCCTGGGCCAGCAAGAACAACCCGTTCTTCGCTGGCCCCTGCGCCGACTGGCTGGCGCTCATGCCGTTCCTCGCCCTGGCTGCTGTCCTCTACATCACCGCCCGTAGAACTGCCCCGGCACGCACTTGA
- a CDS encoding NAD(P)H-dependent oxidoreductase, with protein sequence MAESSLNVLAVVGSLQRDSVTRVVVQYVAQRLQATGCAVDVLDLEREPLALYNPDTAHQLPGYAGLQARVHQADVIFLGSPDYHGGISGATKNFLDHFWHEFAGKLFASIVASHEKGLTVTDQLRTVARQCNAWSLPYGVCCTVGLDVKEGRIVSDALKQRLEMLTRDLRVYGELLARQRHADLAGTDPGFLARHRH encoded by the coding sequence ATGGCTGAATCATCCTTAAACGTTCTGGCCGTTGTTGGCAGCCTGCAACGGGATTCGGTGACGCGCGTAGTTGTTCAGTATGTTGCTCAACGGCTTCAGGCCACGGGTTGCGCGGTGGATGTGCTCGATCTTGAGAGGGAACCGCTCGCCCTTTACAACCCGGACACCGCTCACCAACTGCCTGGTTACGCCGGCTTGCAGGCGCGTGTTCACCAGGCGGACGTGATTTTCCTGGGCTCGCCGGACTACCACGGCGGCATCAGCGGCGCGACAAAGAACTTCCTCGATCACTTCTGGCATGAGTTCGCCGGGAAGCTCTTCGCCAGCATCGTCGCTTCGCACGAGAAAGGCCTCACGGTAACCGACCAATTGCGCACCGTGGCCCGGCAATGCAACGCCTGGTCGCTGCCATATGGAGTGTGCTGCACCGTAGGTCTTGACGTGAAGGAGGGCAGGATCGTCAGTGACGCGCTCAAACAGCGATTGGAGATGCTGACACGGGACCTGCGGGTTTACGGCGAGCTGCTGGCCCGGCAGCGCCACGCCGATTTGGCGGGCACTGACCCGGGTTTTCTCGCACGGCACAGGCATTAG